One Rhizoctonia solani chromosome 2, complete sequence DNA segment encodes these proteins:
- a CDS encoding peptidase C14 yields MKNIGAYIGRTAYKIKRKLTFAVTSSNTSTLINALRAFQNSAGVFPPLKSTIGDLIARVEHVELSSKHRREFGGLARRITSLSDSLAEHMQAFKLTHVSYFFERKAASVKEQVTIISNNQERGTRWRVWKVKQCQGEILNGYRRIAEILEELHRWCIEEQETNSRLEVLAPVHDATYDSMMSRELNRRACARDTRANILNELEQWSLDPTKPNIFWLNGTAGMGKTTIAYTFAQSLRERGALGATFFCVRASGECRDARRIIPAVAYQLAQYLFSFRSALLDVLENEHSMKLESIADQCEQLIKEPLSRIKGGMTTWPIIVIDGLDECSSSSEVETMLDMLFRVVPNLPIKVLVTSRPEPNIRRGIVAQSDQSDQSRSICVLREIDDSPVEVEVEQYLHEALGNSVSEHDLSRLSRLSGGWFICAVTLVRYLFRQGNIVDQGRLEAALTLPSDLENRHLDIDRLYTMILDSAVYGPDQEPEDQEQMRLIIWTALRVREPVSVDTLAALTGIEVTKANILLEPLYSILYMSQATGTITTLHASFPDFMFDKARSAKFYCDEAKHNQLLAKRCFQLMKDQLRFNICGIETSFIPDSKVQDLEARVQKSISPTLSYVAKYWGDHLMKSAPCKAVRKGLEDFLSDRLLFWIEVLSLKHILDKGISILSEVKRWMMDQVQDRSSDLIRSLDDSRIFLSKYAAGPVSQSTPHIYISALALCNHPSSVYKRYWSRTRGLLNLRGSVMKLPLLATWWVHLVGQSLAFSPDGTRFAIGFEDGTVALFYARSGGVALGPLEGHTCQVNSVAFSPDGLLLASCSHDGTILVRDAQTGSCIYDVIKGHESEVTSVSFSPNGKQILSGSNHRTTRMWDSGNGSLIPNSIKCHPSIVKCTAFSPDGKHIACGLNGHKSPIVVYDASTSKSLPFPFNAHRSSVYSIAFSPNSKHLVTGHYSGELRVWSLQDGTVTRSPPKVHNRAISSIGFSPLGNKLVTASHDGCVYMWDVENGYSNPCLLGTHDDEVYSAAFSPDGTRVASCSYDRTVKMWNALHPTLSYTSHSNAPTKGVLSVAISPGGSRIATAGGDKAIHIFRAHDGITPLEALVEHAGLVLSVVFSPDGRYLASGSSDKAICIWDGESGKLLSGPFRGHKGWVQSVVFSPDGRWIVSASTDKTIRKWDVRGGSLKLTDLVGIHDGWVYSATFCPDGQRIVSSCSNRKIYIWDAQTLSLVFDPFGPQWFEGGIRAVTFSPNGRFVACGSTDRTIRMFDSRSGDLVLGPLKGHQGSVMSVVFSPDGNYIVSGSDDGSVRVWKVEDGAPVYEPLQGHLGWVSSVVCSSDGVYIISGSSDSTIRVWKAPGGRVASDPTNPAPEIPDLRDVDRAIAGGMTMSKDGWARNRESQLLFWVPSGMAQLFPTPETVYTVGPEGTLQADYSQPLLLGNEWRGCYEG; encoded by the exons ATGAAAAACATTGGTGCATACATCGGACGTACAGCGTATAAAATCAAACGAAAACTCACATTCGCTGTCACCTCATCGAATACGTCTACTCTTATCAATGCACTACGGGCTTTTCAAAACAGTGCTGGGGTGTTCCCGCCCCTAAAATCCACGATTGGGGACCTGATAGCCAGGGTAGAGCACGTAGAG CTCAGCTCGAAGCATCGTCGTGAGTTCGGGGGTCTAGCAAGAAGGATTACTTCACTCAGTGATTCGCTTGCCGAGCACATGCAAGCTTTCAAGCTGACTCATGTTTCCTACTTCTTCGAGAGAAAAGCAGC GTCTGTCAAAGAGCAAGTGACGATCATCAGCAATAATCAGGAACGCGGAACAAGGTGGCGTGTTTGGAAGGTTAAGCAATGTCAGGGCGAGATACTCAACGGATATAGACGGATAGCTGAGATTCTTGAGGAGCTACAT AGGTGGTGCATAGAAGAACAGGAAACG AACTCCCGTCTCGAAGTATTGGCACCGGTCCACGACGCCACCTACGATTCCATGATGTCCCGTGAGCTCAATCGCCGAGCTTGTGCTAGAGACACCCGAGCAAATATCCTGAATGAGCTCGAACAATGGTCACTCGATCCGACCAAGCCTAACATATTCTGGCTAAATGGCACGGCTGGCATGGGCAAGACAACCATCGCATATACCTTTGCGCAGTCACTACGAGAACGGGGGGCACTTGGCGCTACTTTTTTTTGCGTGCGTGCCTCGGGGGAGTGCCGTGATGCGAGAAGAATAATACCCGCTGTTGCGTACCAGCTTGCGCAGTACTTGTTTTCATTCCGATCGGCCTTGCTGGATGTGTTGGAGAATGAGCACAGTATGAAGTTAGAATCCATCGCCGACCAGTGCGAACAACTAATCAAGGAGCCACTATCGAGGATCAAGGGTGGAATGACAACATGGCCAATCATCGTGATCGATGGACTAGACGAATGCAGTAGCTCGAGCGAGGTGGAAACGATGCTCGACATGCTCTTCCGGGTTGTTCCCAACCTACCTATCAAAGTCTTAGTTACCAGTCGGCCCGAGCCAAACATCCGCCGCGGAATCGTGGCCCAGTCTGACCAGTCTGACCAGAGCCGTTCAATCTGCGTGCTTCGCGAAATTGATGATTCCCCAGTAGAGGTGGAAGTCGAGCAGTACCTTCATGAAGCACTTGGGAACAGCGTCTCAGAGCATGACTTGAGCAGGCTTTCCAGGCTCTCCGGCGGTTGGTTCATATGTGCGGTTACTCTAGTTCGGTATCTTTTCAGACAAGGGAATATAGTCGACCAGGGCCGGCTGGAAGCCGCTCTGACCCTACCTTCCGACTTGGAAAATAGACACCTTGACATTGACCGTCTGTATACGATGATTCTAGATAGTGCAGTTTACGGGCCAGATCAAGAGCCGGAAGATCAAGAGCAGATGCGCCTGATCATCTGGACGGCACTACGCGTTCGAGAGCCCGTCAGCGTTGATACACTCGCAGCATTGACTGGAATTGAGGTGACAAAGGCGAACATTTTGCTCGAGCCGCTCTACTCTATATTGTATATGTCGCAAGCGACTGGAACGATCACCACACTACATGCATCGTTCCCTGACTTTATGTTTGACAAGGCACGGTCGGCAAAATTCTACTGTGACGAAGCAAAGCACAATCAACTGCTCGCCAAACGGTGCTTTCAGTTGATGAAAGACCAGCTGCGATTCAACATCTGTGGCATAGAAACGTCGTTTATACCCGATAGCAAAGTGCAGGACCTAGAAGCTCGTGTACAGAAATCAATCTCCCCAACGTTGTCGTACGTTGCGAAATATTGGGGAGATCATCTAATGAAGAGTGCGCCTTGTAAGGCAGTGCGGAAAGGGCTGGAAGATTTTCTGTCGGATCGGCTACTGTTCTGGATAGAGGTACTGAGCCTGAAGCACATACTTGACAAAGGGATAAGCATACTGTCGGAAGTTAAGCGATGGATGATG GACCAGGTTCAAGATAGATCATCAGATCTCATCAGGTCACTCGACGACTCACGGATCTTCCTGTCAAAGTATGCCGCTGGACCGGTTTCGCAGTCCACACCGCACATATACATCTCAGCATTGGCATTGTGCAATCACCCAAGCTCAGTCTACAAACGGTACTGGAGTCGCACCCGAGGACTTTTGAATCTGCGAGGCTCTGTGATGAAGCTGCCGCTACTCGCAACATGGTGGGTGCACCTGGTGGGCCAATCGCTAGCATTCTCTCCTGACGGGACTCGATTCGCAATTGGATTTGAAGATGGGACGGTTGCACTATTTTATGCTCGCAGTGGAGGAGTTGCTCTTGGACCCCTGGAAGGGCACACCTGTCAGGTCAACTCCGTGGCTTTCTCTCCTGACGGACTGCTGCTTGCCTCTTGCTCTCACGACGGTACAATCCTTGTGCGAGACGCGCAGACAGGCAGTTGCATATATGACGTAATCAAGGGGCACGAAAGTGAAGTAACGTCAGTATCATTCTCACCGAACGGCAAGCAGATCCTCTCAGGGTCCAATCACCGGACAACGCGGATGTGGGACAGTGGCAACGGCAGCCTCATACCCAACTCCATCAAGTGTCATCCTTCAATAGTCAAGTGCAcggcattctctcctgatggcaagCATATCGCCTGTGGCTTGAATGGCCACAAGTCACCCATTGTTGTTTACGATGCATCCACCAGCAAGTCTCTCCCTTTTCCATTCAACGCTCATCGGTCCTCAGTCTATTCAATCGCCTTTTCGCCAAACAGCAAGCACCTTGTCACTGGCCATTATTCCGGTGAGCTGCGCGTCTGGAGTCTGCAGGACGGCACCGTCACACGTTCCCCACCCAAAGTACACAACCGCGCAATTTCATCCATTGGGTTCTCGCCACTCGGAAACAAACTTGTCACTGCCTCGCATGATGGGTGCGTGTATATGTGGGATGTAGAGAACGGCTactccaacccttgcctaCTTGGCACACACGACGATGAGGTTTACTCCGctgcgttctcacccgacggcacacGAGTCGCATCATGCTCATATGACCGCACCGTCAAGATGTGGAATGCGCTGCACCCGACATTATCTTACACCTCACACTCGAACGCACCGACCAAGGGTGTCTTGTCGGTCGCTATCTCGCCCGGTGGCTCACGCATAGCCACAGCCGGTGGTGACAAAGCGATCCATATATTCCGCGCACACGACGGCATCACCCCTCTCGAGGCGCTTGTAGAACATGCTGGCTTGGTCCTCTCCGTGGTGTTCTCGCCCGATGGAAGGTATCTTGCCTCTGGTAGTTCTGACAAAGCTATCTGTATATGGGATGGCGAAAGTGGCAAGCTACTATCCGGTCCATTTCGAGGGCACAAGGGCTGGGTTCAATCGGTTGTGTTCTCGCCCGATGGGAGATGGATTGTGTCCGCCTCAACAGACAAGACCATACGAAAGTGGGATGTGCGCGGTGGGAGTCTGAAGCTTACCGACCTTGTTGGAATACACGACGGTTGGGTCTACTCAGCGACATTCTGCCCCGATGGCCAGCGCATTGTTTCCAGTTGCAGTAATAGAAAGATTTACATATGGGACGCACAGACTCTATCGCTTGTGTTCGATCCTTTTGGGCCCCAGTGGTTCGAAGGGGGTATCCGGGCGGTGACATTCTCGCCCAACGGCAGATTCGTTGCCTGCGGGTCGACTGACCGCACTATCCGCATGTTTGACTCGCGCAGCGGCGATCTGGTCTTAGGTCCTCTCAAGGGACACCAGGGTTCGGTCATGTCAGTTGTGTTCTCGCCCGACGGCAATTATATCGTATCTGGCTCGGATGATGGAAGCGTTCGCGTGTGGAAGGTGGAGGATGGAGCTCCTGTATATGAGCCACTTCAAGGCCATTTAGGCTGGGTTAGCTCGGTAGTATGCTCGTCAGACGGCGTGTACATCATCTCAGGTTCGTCGGACTCAACGATTCGAGTGTGGAAGGCGCCAGGAGGACGCGTTGCATCCGACCCAACAAACCCTGCCCCTGAAATCCCAGACCTGAGAGACGTTGATCGTGCGATCGCTGGCGGGATGACGATGTCAAAGGATGGGTGGGCGCGAAACCGTGAGTCACAGCTGCTGTTCTGGGTTCCATCGGGCATGGCACAGCTCTTCCCCACACCGGAGACCGTCTACACCGTTGGACCTGAAGGTACGCTACAAGCAGATTATAGTCAGCCTCTTCTGCTTGGCAATGAGTGGCGTGGGTGCTATGAGGGGTGA